A window of Acidiferrobacter thiooxydans contains these coding sequences:
- the treY gene encoding malto-oligosyltrehalose synthase, whose translation MRRARRPGAARSLGGPLGPMAGCGRHDGRRSVSRHPSTSRAALSALGRAHHGYPVRATYRWQFHKGFGFRDAIRLVPYLAELGISHCYASPYLKAHAGSNHGYDIVDHTRINPEVGTETERQAFVRTLNAHGLYQILDVVPNHMRVDDPENRLWWDVLALGRRSRFAHYFDIDWVTPERPYEDKIVIPILGGPYGEVLEAGAIVLDFEAGHGGFVVRYYDHLLPLSPASYPQLLAEVAQCVEGLGPGDEAIGQEISDLIALFERASSQIADGAVAAELVGLVTEGVSRMAVWVTGHARCAEALKAVLARYNGDEGAGARRYDALHALLEQQAYRLAFWRVAGYEINYRRFFDINELAALRMEDPEVFAATHELIGRWIAAGDVTGLRIDHPDGLRDPRGYCARLQDWARDRRRTKGMVGATDPGLLYVVVEKILGADESLPGDWPVHGTTGYDFTRLVSGVLVDADGETGIDAAYEAFVGTHDHYANLLYECKVLIMHTILGSEIHTLGMALDRIAERDRRTRDLTLSAQRTALFEIVACLPVYRTYVTADGVSAADRAVIDAACAQAKERNALVEPAAVDFIHDLLLLEGLDARAAEERGEILEFVGAFQQYTGPVMAKGLEDTLFYRYNRMVSLNEVGGDPSRFAVSCADFHEANIERLRDHPGTLLATSTHDSKRSEDVRARLHVLSEIPEAWGTRGQWLKARHMTFKGLDGTAPSSRDEYLFYQTLIGIWPLTPSPEAWADMRGRLKDYVLKAAREAKAETSWVKPAPSTRAPWRRS comes from the coding sequence ATGAGACGTGCGCGCCGGCCGGGGGCGGCTCGGTCCCTGGGAGGTCCGCTGGGGCCTATGGCCGGGTGCGGCCGACACGACGGCAGGCGGTCCGTGAGCCGGCATCCGAGCACATCGCGCGCGGCATTGTCGGCCCTCGGGCGGGCGCATCATGGGTACCCCGTGCGCGCCACCTACCGCTGGCAGTTTCACAAAGGCTTTGGTTTTCGCGATGCCATACGACTTGTCCCGTATCTGGCCGAACTCGGTATCAGCCATTGTTACGCCTCACCGTACCTCAAGGCCCACGCCGGCAGCAATCATGGCTACGATATCGTCGACCATACACGCATCAATCCCGAGGTCGGCACCGAGACCGAGCGGCAGGCCTTCGTGCGGACACTCAATGCCCACGGGCTCTACCAGATCCTCGATGTCGTCCCAAACCATATGCGCGTCGACGATCCAGAAAACCGCTTGTGGTGGGACGTACTGGCGCTCGGGAGGCGGTCCCGGTTCGCGCATTATTTCGATATCGATTGGGTGACGCCCGAGCGGCCCTACGAGGATAAGATCGTCATTCCGATCCTCGGCGGACCTTATGGCGAGGTGCTGGAGGCCGGCGCCATTGTGCTCGATTTCGAGGCCGGTCACGGCGGGTTCGTGGTGCGGTATTACGATCACCTACTGCCGCTTAGCCCCGCGTCCTATCCGCAGCTTCTGGCGGAGGTTGCGCAATGTGTCGAAGGTTTGGGCCCCGGCGATGAGGCCATCGGGCAGGAGATATCAGATCTCATCGCGCTTTTCGAGCGCGCCTCGAGTCAGATCGCAGACGGCGCGGTAGCCGCCGAGTTGGTCGGCCTTGTCACAGAGGGCGTAAGCCGCATGGCTGTGTGGGTGACTGGGCATGCGCGCTGCGCTGAGGCCTTGAAGGCGGTACTGGCGCGCTATAACGGGGATGAGGGCGCAGGCGCACGCCGCTACGACGCCCTGCATGCGCTTTTGGAACAGCAGGCCTACCGGCTAGCGTTCTGGCGCGTCGCCGGCTACGAGATCAACTACCGGCGTTTCTTTGATATCAACGAACTCGCCGCGCTACGTATGGAAGACCCCGAGGTGTTCGCGGCGACGCACGAACTGATCGGCCGCTGGATTGCCGCCGGTGATGTGACCGGACTTAGGATCGATCACCCTGACGGGCTGCGCGACCCGCGCGGCTATTGCGCGAGGCTCCAGGACTGGGCGCGGGATCGGCGACGGACCAAAGGGATGGTTGGCGCGACCGACCCCGGACTTTTGTATGTGGTGGTAGAGAAGATCCTGGGGGCCGATGAATCGTTGCCCGGGGATTGGCCGGTCCATGGCACAACCGGCTACGATTTCACACGCCTTGTGAGCGGCGTGCTCGTGGATGCCGATGGGGAGACGGGCATCGACGCAGCCTATGAGGCGTTTGTGGGCACCCATGACCACTACGCAAATCTGCTCTATGAGTGCAAGGTGCTGATTATGCACACCATTCTCGGCAGCGAGATCCATACCTTGGGGATGGCGCTCGATCGCATCGCCGAGCGTGACCGGCGGACACGTGATCTTACGCTATCGGCGCAAAGGACCGCGCTCTTTGAGATCGTGGCGTGCCTGCCCGTGTACCGTACCTATGTGACGGCAGACGGTGTGAGTGCGGCGGATCGTGCCGTGATCGACGCAGCATGCGCGCAGGCCAAGGAGCGTAATGCGCTCGTGGAGCCGGCGGCGGTCGATTTTATTCATGACCTGTTGCTGCTCGAAGGTCTGGACGCGCGCGCCGCCGAGGAGCGTGGCGAGATCCTGGAGTTCGTGGGGGCGTTTCAGCAGTACACAGGTCCGGTTATGGCCAAGGGCCTCGAGGACACGCTCTTCTACCGCTATAATCGCATGGTGTCGCTAAACGAGGTGGGAGGCGACCCTTCGCGTTTTGCGGTGTCGTGCGCGGACTTCCATGAGGCCAACATCGAGCGCCTGCGCGATCATCCTGGGACACTGCTCGCGACCTCCACCCATGACAGCAAACGCAGCGAGGACGTGCGCGCGCGATTGCATGTCCTGTCCGAGATCCCGGAGGCGTGGGGCACGCGTGGGCAGTGGCTGAAGGCGCGACACATGACCTTCAAGGGCTTAGATGGGACGGCACCGTCATCGCGCGATGAATATCTCTTTTATCAGACCCTGATCGGTATCTGGCCCCTTACCCCCAGTCCTGAGGCATGGGCCGACATGCGCGGGCGCCTCAAAGATTATGTGCTGAAGGCGGCGCGCGAGGCCAAGGCCGAGACGAGCTGGGTCAAGCCCGCCCCGAGTACGAGGGCGCCGTGGCGGCGTTCGTAG
- the glgX gene encoding glycogen debranching protein GlgX has protein sequence MSEERRTTGPRAAGRHAVWPGRPYPLGTTWDGEGVNFALFSEHAEGVELCLFTEDGRHETARIPVRWQTDQVWHCYLRPEARPGWLYGYRVYGPYDPRHGHRFNGHKLLLDPYAKAIAGELRWSNAHFAYRVGHKLEDLSFDRANNAPFMPKARVVESAFSWGDDRLLRTPWHDTIIYELHVKGFTWLHPLIPQDLRGTYAGLGSARVIEYLKSLGITAVELMPVHAFIDDRHLVERGLRNYWGYNSIGFFAPDARYSASGQISEFKTMVKAFHSNGIEVILDVVYNHTAEGNHMGPTLSFRGIDNLSYYRLSSEDARYYMDFTGCGNTLNMLHPRVLQLIMDSLRYWVLEMHVDGFRFDLASTLARELHDVNRLSAFFDIIHQDPVLSQVKLIAEPWDLGEGGYQVGNFPVGWTEWNGKYRDVVRAYWKGEGGVIGELAYRLTGSSDLYGHGGRNPYASINFVTAHDGFTLEDLVSYNDKHNEANGEDNRDGTDTNLSWNCGAEGPTDDPAIRALRARQKRNMIATLLLSQGVPMILAGDEIGRTQRGNNNAYCHDDPINWVNWELTPEDHDFLRFVQHVIRIKQNHKVFRRRSFFQGRRIHGSDIKDITWLKPDATEMNDEEWRQSFARCLGLFLAGEGLEEFDDRGRMIGDVDFLWLLNAHHEEIPFALPPYRTQGWQVDIDTSYSVPARATGAVITSGVYPLQGRSLVLLREATPDRRMGLGH, from the coding sequence ATGAGCGAAGAGCGTCGGACCACCGGACCACGGGCTGCAGGCCGCCATGCGGTCTGGCCTGGACGGCCCTATCCTTTGGGTACCACCTGGGACGGCGAAGGCGTCAACTTCGCACTCTTTTCCGAACATGCCGAAGGGGTGGAACTGTGTTTGTTCACCGAGGACGGACGTCACGAGACTGCGCGCATCCCGGTGCGCTGGCAGACCGATCAGGTGTGGCACTGCTACCTCCGGCCGGAGGCGCGGCCGGGCTGGCTCTATGGCTATCGGGTCTATGGGCCCTACGACCCGCGCCATGGCCATCGCTTCAATGGCCATAAGCTGCTCCTAGACCCATATGCCAAGGCCATTGCCGGCGAGTTGCGCTGGAGCAATGCGCATTTTGCCTACCGTGTCGGCCACAAGCTCGAGGACCTGTCGTTCGATCGCGCCAACAACGCGCCATTCATGCCCAAGGCGCGGGTCGTGGAATCGGCATTCAGCTGGGGCGACGACCGGCTTTTGCGCACGCCCTGGCATGACACCATCATCTATGAGCTGCACGTGAAGGGCTTCACTTGGCTGCACCCGCTCATACCCCAGGACTTGCGCGGTACCTATGCCGGCCTCGGATCGGCGCGCGTCATCGAATACCTGAAGTCGCTTGGCATCACCGCCGTCGAGCTCATGCCGGTGCACGCCTTCATAGACGATCGTCATCTGGTCGAGCGCGGGCTGCGCAACTACTGGGGCTACAATTCGATCGGGTTCTTTGCACCCGATGCGCGTTATTCGGCGAGCGGCCAGATATCCGAGTTCAAGACGATGGTGAAGGCGTTTCATTCAAACGGGATAGAGGTCATTCTCGATGTCGTATACAACCATACGGCCGAGGGCAACCACATGGGCCCGACGCTGTCGTTCAGGGGCATAGACAACCTCTCCTATTACCGCCTGTCGTCCGAGGACGCACGTTATTACATGGACTTCACGGGCTGTGGCAACACGCTGAACATGCTCCATCCGCGTGTCTTGCAGCTCATCATGGACTCACTGCGTTATTGGGTCCTGGAGATGCATGTCGATGGTTTTCGCTTCGATCTCGCCTCGACCTTGGCGCGCGAGCTGCACGACGTGAACCGGTTGTCGGCGTTTTTCGATATCATCCACCAGGATCCGGTGCTCTCGCAGGTCAAGCTCATTGCAGAGCCTTGGGACCTCGGCGAAGGCGGTTACCAGGTCGGCAACTTTCCGGTGGGCTGGACTGAGTGGAACGGCAAGTACCGCGACGTGGTGCGCGCCTACTGGAAGGGGGAGGGTGGGGTCATCGGCGAGCTCGCCTACAGGCTGACGGGTTCAAGTGATCTCTATGGGCATGGCGGCCGCAATCCCTATGCCTCGATCAATTTTGTGACCGCGCACGACGGCTTCACCCTCGAGGATCTGGTGAGCTACAACGACAAGCACAACGAGGCCAATGGCGAGGACAACCGCGACGGTACCGACACCAACCTGTCATGGAATTGTGGGGCCGAAGGACCTACGGACGACCCTGCCATACGCGCCCTGCGCGCGCGCCAGAAGCGCAACATGATTGCAACCCTGCTGCTGTCGCAGGGGGTCCCGATGATCCTTGCCGGCGATGAGATCGGGCGCACGCAACGCGGCAACAACAACGCCTATTGCCATGACGACCCGATCAATTGGGTGAACTGGGAGCTGACACCGGAGGACCACGATTTCTTGCGGTTCGTCCAGCATGTGATCCGCATCAAGCAAAACCATAAGGTATTCCGCCGACGTTCGTTTTTTCAGGGCCGGCGTATCCACGGCAGCGATATCAAGGACATCACTTGGTTGAAGCCTGACGCGACCGAGATGAACGATGAGGAGTGGCGCCAGAGCTTTGCCCGCTGTCTCGGGTTGTTCCTGGCCGGCGAGGGGCTGGAGGAGTTCGACGACCGGGGGCGCATGATAGGGGATGTCGATTTCCTGTGGTTATTGAACGCGCATCACGAGGAGATCCCGTTTGCGCTGCCCCCCTATAGGACCCAGGGGTGGCAGGTGGATATCGATACCAGCTATAGCGTCCCGGCGCGCGCCACGGGGGCGGTGATCACAAGCGGTGTTTATCCCCTGCAAGGGCGCTCGCTTGTGCTGTTGCGCGAAGCGACCCCGGATCGGCGCATGGGGCTTGGGCACTGA
- a CDS encoding mechanosensitive ion channel family protein gives MTILHAALAPLPAIVWQWQRWLPPILIALGILGGGWLAARFLRFVATKTLRAMNFHIVTERAGLDGLLAAGGAGTDTTGLMGMLVAALAILIAMVWALDIAGLSAGAAVTTRIALYIPRLMVALLMLTAGLYFARFVAQSVTLYGNELGLADAPLLGRLMRSIVIAFVILMVLGELHIGQRLIRDSFLILLGGVTLAAALAFGLGGRRWAAHVLERDWPRERPQGIGEGLDRR, from the coding sequence ATGACTATCCTACACGCGGCGCTCGCGCCCCTGCCAGCGATCGTCTGGCAGTGGCAGCGGTGGTTGCCGCCTATTCTTATTGCGCTCGGTATTCTTGGCGGCGGGTGGTTGGCGGCCCGCTTTCTGCGGTTCGTGGCCACGAAGACGCTGCGCGCCATGAATTTTCATATTGTGACGGAGCGCGCCGGACTCGACGGATTGTTAGCGGCAGGCGGTGCCGGGACCGACACCACCGGTCTCATGGGGATGCTGGTGGCGGCGCTCGCGATCCTGATCGCCATGGTATGGGCCCTCGATATCGCCGGCCTGTCGGCGGGCGCGGCCGTGACCACGCGCATCGCGCTCTATATCCCGCGCCTTATGGTCGCGCTCCTGATGCTCACGGCCGGTTTGTACTTCGCGCGTTTCGTGGCGCAATCGGTGACGTTGTACGGAAATGAACTGGGGCTTGCCGATGCCCCGCTCCTTGGGCGCCTGATGCGCTCGATCGTGATCGCATTTGTGATACTCATGGTATTGGGCGAGTTACACATAGGCCAGAGGCTCATACGTGACTCGTTTCTCATCCTGCTTGGTGGAGTGACGCTCGCGGCAGCCCTCGCCTTTGGCCTTGGGGGCCGACGTTGGGCGGCGCATGTACTGGAACGCGATTGGCCGCGCGAGCGTCCACAGGGTATCGGCGAAGGGCTGGATCGGCGGTGA
- a CDS encoding alpha-1,4-glucan--maltose-1-phosphate maltosyltransferase, with protein sequence MARRLGKGPPLPADGRYRVVIEAVSPVVDCGRFPIKRVIGDTVIVEADVFADGHDAVACVLCVRKPGGRTVGTTRMTALGNDRYQGRFVVAELGVYHYTVRAHIDRFGSLTQELARRPADDPDLVLVFQQAALLIAAAAERAPAREARPLRVVQALLEGQASSADKRAALLDEVLVERVYRFSQPAHETAWGQELAVRVDPESARAAAWYEFFPRSRWGSAGGRLRDAGPILAHVAAMGFDVVYLPPISPIGTERRKGPNNTASCGPADVGSPWAIGSAEGGHKSVAPTLGTLADFRAFCAQAERLGLAVALDIAFQCAPDHPYVTEHPQWFRHRPDGSIQYAENPPKKYQDIYPLDFETEDWQALWQELKGIVLFWIDAGVRIFRVDNPHTKAFAFWEWLIGAVRAEYPDVLFLAEAFTRPKVMHRLAKLGFTHSYTYFTWRNSKHELIAYFTELMHGPGREYFRPHVWPNTPDILPPYLQHAPRAAFIARLVLAATLSANYGIYGPAFELMESVPREPGSEEYRDSEKYEQRDWDVARPDSLQAIITRINTIRHAHPALMADCHLVFHAIDNDNLIAYSKTSGDGASVILVVVNLDPYHRQSGWLEWPAQIAGACNDRAVQMHDLLSDARYLWSGGRHYVELAPEQMPAHIFRPRSYVGTEHDFDYYS encoded by the coding sequence GTGGCGCGGCGTCTGGGCAAGGGGCCGCCCCTGCCAGCCGATGGCCGGTATCGGGTGGTGATCGAGGCGGTGAGCCCGGTGGTCGACTGCGGGCGCTTCCCCATAAAGCGGGTGATCGGCGACACCGTAATCGTGGAGGCCGATGTGTTTGCCGATGGTCACGACGCCGTGGCCTGTGTGTTGTGCGTACGCAAACCAGGCGGCCGCACGGTGGGCACGACGCGCATGACAGCGCTTGGCAATGATCGCTATCAGGGACGCTTTGTGGTCGCCGAGCTCGGTGTCTATCACTATACGGTACGCGCCCATATCGACCGCTTCGGATCGCTTACCCAGGAACTCGCGCGGCGGCCGGCAGACGACCCGGATCTGGTCCTGGTGTTTCAGCAGGCTGCACTCCTGATTGCGGCCGCCGCGGAGCGTGCGCCGGCGCGTGAAGCACGTCCGTTGCGCGTCGTACAGGCGCTGCTCGAGGGTCAGGCGTCTTCCGCCGACAAGCGCGCGGCGCTGTTAGACGAGGTCCTGGTCGAGCGGGTCTACCGGTTTTCGCAACCCGCGCATGAGACGGCGTGGGGACAGGAACTGGCGGTGCGTGTGGACCCCGAGAGCGCGCGCGCTGCGGCCTGGTATGAATTCTTTCCGCGTTCGCGGTGGGGGTCCGCCGGCGGACGATTGCGCGATGCCGGTCCGATCCTGGCGCATGTGGCGGCCATGGGTTTCGATGTCGTGTACTTGCCACCGATATCACCGATCGGGACGGAGCGCCGCAAGGGTCCGAATAATACCGCAAGCTGCGGTCCCGCGGATGTCGGCAGTCCGTGGGCGATCGGCAGCGCTGAGGGTGGCCACAAGAGCGTGGCCCCCACCCTGGGTACGCTCGCGGATTTCCGGGCATTCTGTGCGCAGGCCGAACGGCTCGGGCTCGCCGTCGCGCTCGACATCGCCTTTCAGTGTGCCCCTGACCACCCGTATGTGACCGAGCACCCGCAGTGGTTCCGTCACCGCCCGGACGGTAGCATCCAGTACGCCGAGAACCCCCCCAAGAAATACCAGGACATCTACCCACTGGACTTCGAGACCGAGGACTGGCAAGCCCTTTGGCAGGAATTGAAAGGCATCGTCTTGTTCTGGATCGACGCCGGAGTGCGCATCTTCCGGGTCGACAACCCCCATACTAAGGCCTTTGCCTTCTGGGAATGGCTCATAGGCGCGGTGCGCGCCGAGTACCCCGATGTCCTGTTTCTGGCCGAGGCCTTCACGCGCCCCAAGGTGATGCACAGACTCGCCAAGCTCGGGTTCACGCATTCGTATACCTATTTCACGTGGCGCAACAGCAAGCACGAACTGATCGCATACTTCACCGAGCTCATGCATGGACCTGGCCGTGAGTATTTCCGGCCCCATGTCTGGCCGAACACCCCTGACATCCTGCCGCCCTACCTGCAACACGCGCCGCGCGCGGCGTTCATCGCCCGCCTGGTGCTGGCCGCGACCCTGAGCGCCAATTATGGCATCTATGGGCCGGCCTTCGAGCTCATGGAATCGGTACCGCGCGAGCCGGGCAGCGAGGAGTACCGGGACTCCGAGAAGTACGAGCAGCGTGACTGGGATGTCGCCCGGCCCGACAGCCTGCAGGCGATCATCACGCGCATCAACACTATACGCCACGCACATCCGGCGCTCATGGCCGATTGCCATCTCGTGTTCCATGCCATCGATAACGACAACCTGATTGCCTACAGCAAGACCTCCGGAGACGGCGCTTCGGTCATTCTCGTGGTGGTGAATCTCGACCCCTATCACCGTCAGTCCGGATGGCTCGAGTGGCCGGCACAAATCGCCGGCGCTTGCAACGACCGCGCAGTGCAGATGCATGATCTCCTGTCGGATGCGCGCTATCTGTGGAGCGGTGGTCGCCATTACGTGGAACTCGCGCCCGAGCAGATGCCGGCGCACATATTCCGCCCGCGCAGCTATGTCGGCACCGAGCACGACTTCGATTACTACTCTTAG
- a CDS encoding DUF4338 domain-containing protein yields MRYCGREFTPAEIALIREWLTTPQMNRARLSREVCERLGWRRENGALKDMSCRVALNRMHADGLITLPPPRNPKPVTYRSYPDIEQAVCEPAVIPAIDLATLTIDPVLGRAESRLWNAYIERHHYLGHTLMPGAQLRYFVRAQGQIVAALGFGASAWKVKPRDQAIGWTVDQRQRNLHLIVNNARFLILPWIHCPNLASRILALVSRRLPDDWHARYSYRPVLLETFVEKPRFTGTCYKAANWQNLGDTQGRGKLDVLHRHAKPVKSIWIYPLVRDFRRHLCNA; encoded by the coding sequence ATGCGCTACTGCGGACGAGAGTTTACACCAGCCGAGATCGCGCTGATCCGCGAGTGGCTCACGACCCCCCAGATGAACCGTGCTCGTTTATCCCGGGAAGTCTGTGAGAGGCTCGGATGGCGCCGGGAAAATGGCGCTCTGAAGGATATGAGCTGTCGCGTGGCCCTCAACCGCATGCACGCCGATGGGCTGATCACACTGCCCCCGCCGCGCAACCCCAAGCCCGTCACCTACCGGTCCTATCCGGACATCGAACAGGCGGTTTGCGAACCCGCCGTCATCCCGGCCATCGATCTCGCTACGCTCACCATTGATCCGGTCCTCGGCAGAGCCGAATCGCGGCTGTGGAACGCCTATATCGAACGCCACCACTACCTCGGGCATACCCTCATGCCCGGGGCGCAACTGCGCTACTTCGTACGCGCCCAAGGCCAGATCGTCGCGGCCCTGGGCTTCGGGGCCAGCGCCTGGAAGGTCAAGCCCCGCGATCAGGCCATCGGCTGGACGGTCGATCAGCGGCAACGCAATCTGCACCTGATCGTCAACAATGCCCGTTTCCTTATTCTGCCGTGGATCCATTGCCCAAACTTGGCCTCACGGATCCTGGCCTTGGTCAGCCGCCGACTCCCCGACGACTGGCACGCCCGCTACAGCTATCGCCCGGTTCTGCTCGAAACCTTCGTCGAGAAGCCGCGCTTTACCGGTACCTGCTACAAGGCGGCCAACTGGCAAAACCTTGGGGATACTCAAGGGCGCGGTAAGCTCGACGTCTTGCATCGCCACGCAAAGCCCGTCAAAAGTATCTGGATCTATCCGCTCGTGCGGGACTTTCGCCGGCATCTCTGCAACGCATAA
- the glgP gene encoding alpha-glucan family phosphorylase: MPGTRYPLEVQPLIPQRLARLTELAADLLYSWNRSIRALFVRLDPRLWEQCGRNPKLMLRRVAQSRLDEAAADPLFLEEYQRALSIYDTYHAVRLSSKRTDIDPRTDLVAYFCAEFGLHESLQIYSGGLGILAGDHCKAASDLGLPFVAVGLLYRQGYFTQTIDAQGNQIVGTAPALLADLPVTPVCDHEGHELRVSVTLPGGLVALKVWRVAAGRIRLYLLDSDVPENTSADRGITCQLYGGDRDTRLRQEIVLGIGGVRALRALGLAPTVWHINEGHPAFQIIERIRELTTQGQDFDSAMEVVAAGTVFTTHTPVPAGHDIFDQELFGRYLEPYVADLGITLDELKSLGSSPISQGGFNMTAFALRASRLHNGVSRIHGGVASRMEAYVWPQIPWMENPVGYVTNGVHVATFLAHEWSSLFDVRFGSEWRNKLTEADYWARIDTIPDHSYWSVHQSLKGAMLEAVQKRVTRQHRRNGAGEGVIRRLTRQLEPDAKTPLVIGFARRFATYKRAGLLFEDPKRLARLLNDPDRPVLLLFAGKAHPHDHPGQNLIRLIHEFSRSPEFEGKVILIEGYDLALARRLVTGVDVWLNTPEYPLEASGTSGQKAAINGVVNLSVLDGWWGEGYAGDNGWGICPHKGPIDNDQRTREESAEVLDILEQQVVPLYFNAAEHGYSRSWIAMSKAAMRRAMPVFNAERMVLEYARDYYRKAAGHARQLAADEAAGGRALARWKRQVSSAWSGVRLERGQDIPEAVKVGESLHLTVLVHGNGLRPDDLIVECLFESSDDLGEVLLRDQAPFVADGVDGEGRLVFRLDHEPRTSGFQTLRIRAYPYHALLAHRFELGCMVWL; the protein is encoded by the coding sequence GTGCCCGGTACCCGTTATCCCCTGGAAGTCCAGCCGCTCATTCCGCAAAGATTGGCGCGCCTCACAGAGCTCGCAGCTGACCTTCTCTACAGCTGGAACCGATCCATCCGCGCGCTGTTCGTGCGCCTCGACCCGAGACTCTGGGAGCAGTGCGGGCGCAACCCCAAACTCATGCTGCGCCGTGTCGCGCAATCGCGGCTCGACGAGGCCGCGGCGGATCCGCTGTTTCTGGAGGAGTATCAGCGCGCCCTGTCCATATACGACACCTACCACGCCGTGCGCCTGTCCTCCAAACGGACGGACATCGACCCGCGGACCGATCTTGTCGCCTACTTTTGCGCCGAATTCGGTCTCCACGAGAGCCTGCAGATCTACTCCGGCGGCCTTGGCATACTGGCCGGCGACCACTGCAAGGCGGCAAGCGACCTGGGCCTCCCGTTCGTCGCCGTGGGTCTCCTGTACCGGCAGGGGTACTTCACCCAGACCATAGACGCGCAGGGTAACCAGATCGTCGGCACCGCGCCGGCCTTGCTCGCTGATCTCCCGGTGACGCCGGTGTGCGACCATGAGGGGCATGAGCTGCGGGTGTCGGTCACCCTTCCCGGGGGCCTTGTGGCACTTAAGGTGTGGCGCGTGGCGGCCGGGCGCATCCGCCTCTATCTGCTCGACAGCGATGTCCCAGAAAACACTAGCGCCGACCGTGGCATCACCTGCCAACTCTACGGTGGCGACCGCGACACCCGGTTGCGTCAGGAGATCGTCCTGGGCATAGGCGGCGTACGCGCGCTGCGCGCGTTGGGTCTTGCGCCCACCGTCTGGCATATCAACGAGGGCCACCCCGCCTTCCAGATCATAGAGCGTATCCGCGAACTCACGACCCAAGGCCAGGATTTCGACAGCGCCATGGAGGTCGTGGCGGCCGGCACGGTGTTCACCACCCATACACCCGTACCTGCCGGCCATGACATCTTCGACCAGGAACTGTTCGGGCGCTACCTCGAACCCTATGTCGCCGATCTTGGGATCACCCTGGATGAACTGAAGTCTTTGGGATCGAGCCCTATAAGTCAGGGTGGATTCAACATGACCGCCTTCGCCCTGCGCGCATCGCGTCTGCACAATGGCGTAAGTCGCATCCACGGCGGGGTCGCCTCGCGTATGGAGGCCTACGTCTGGCCGCAGATCCCATGGATGGAAAACCCCGTCGGGTATGTGACCAACGGCGTGCATGTGGCAACCTTTCTTGCCCACGAATGGAGCAGCTTGTTCGACGTACGCTTTGGCAGCGAGTGGCGCAACAAGCTCACCGAGGCCGACTACTGGGCGCGCATCGACACCATTCCTGACCACAGCTACTGGAGCGTCCACCAGTCCCTGAAGGGCGCGATGCTGGAGGCTGTACAAAAGCGCGTCACCCGCCAACATCGGCGGAACGGGGCAGGTGAGGGCGTGATCCGGCGACTTACGCGGCAACTGGAGCCCGACGCCAAGACACCGCTTGTCATAGGCTTTGCGCGGCGCTTTGCGACCTACAAACGCGCCGGCCTGCTGTTCGAGGACCCCAAGCGGCTCGCGCGCCTTTTGAACGACCCAGATCGGCCGGTGCTGCTGCTCTTTGCCGGCAAGGCCCACCCTCATGACCACCCGGGTCAAAACCTGATCCGCCTGATCCACGAGTTCTCACGCAGCCCGGAATTCGAGGGCAAGGTTATCCTGATCGAGGGCTACGATCTCGCGCTCGCGCGAAGGCTCGTGACCGGCGTCGATGTCTGGCTGAACACCCCGGAGTATCCCCTGGAGGCGAGCGGCACATCGGGACAAAAGGCTGCCATCAACGGCGTCGTGAATCTGAGCGTCCTTGATGGCTGGTGGGGTGAAGGCTATGCCGGCGACAACGGTTGGGGCATCTGTCCGCACAAGGGTCCGATCGACAACGATCAGCGCACCCGAGAGGAGAGCGCGGAGGTGCTGGATATCCTGGAGCAGCAGGTCGTGCCTCTCTATTTCAATGCCGCCGAGCACGGCTATTCCCGATCGTGGATCGCCATGTCCAAAGCGGCGATGCGGCGCGCCATGCCGGTCTTCAATGCCGAACGCATGGTGCTCGAATACGCGCGCGACTATTATCGCAAGGCCGCCGGCCATGCGCGGCAGCTGGCGGCCGACGAGGCCGCGGGAGGGCGCGCGCTGGCACGCTGGAAGCGGCAGGTGAGCAGCGCCTGGAGCGGGGTGCGTCTCGAGCGCGGCCAGGACATCCCTGAAGCGGTCAAGGTTGGCGAATCCCTGCACCTTACGGTACTCGTCCACGGCAACGGCCTGCGCCCGGACGACCTCATCGTCGAATGCCTGTTCGAGTCCAGCGACGACCTAGGCGAGGTGCTGCTCCGCGATCAGGCGCCGTTCGTGGCAGACGGCGTCGATGGCGAGGGGCGCCTCGTCTTTCGTCTCGACCACGAGCCCCGGACATCGGGATTCCAGACGCTTCGTATCCGCGCCTACCCCTACCACGCCCTGCTCGCCCATCGTTTCGAGCTCGGCTGCATGGTGTGGTTATAG